One window from the genome of Mycolicibacterium gadium encodes:
- a CDS encoding ABC transporter permease subunit (The N-terminal region of this protein, as described by TIGR01726, is a three transmembrane segment that identifies a subfamily of ABC transporter permease subunits, which specificities that include histidine, arginine, glutamine, glutamate, L-cystine (sic), the opines (in Agrobacterium) octopine and nopaline, etc.) — translation MHRLSRSFLAVLLLTALLLTACGSSGSESSDPIKSAGVLRVGTEGVYPPYSFHDPKQGGQLAGYDVDVARAVAEKLVVEVEFVETPWDAMFAALEADRFDIVANEVTISEERKQKYDLSEPYSISQGVIVTRKDDNSINSVTDLKGKRSAQNPTSNWAEIARNAGAEVVSVNGFSEAITVLNDGRVDAVINDSITVLAYQAEHPDAPLKVTTIPDERGEQAFAARKDSGLLPELNTALDELRADGTLTKISEEYLDVDLSKAGPTSTWQLIGDNLWPLARAAIEKTIPLTIISFVVGLAIALVVALARLSSNVAVSGLARFYISIIRGTPLLVQLFIVFYALPQIGVKIDPFLAAVIAFSLNVGGYAAEIIRSAILSIPKGQWEAAETIGLDYVGALRRIILPQATRVAVPPLSNTLISLVKDTSLASTILVTELFRTAQNVAAPTFEFFALYGTAALYYWIICLVLSFAQNRYERRLERYVAR, via the coding sequence GTGCACCGTCTATCAAGATCGTTCCTCGCGGTACTCCTACTGACGGCGCTGCTGCTGACGGCATGCGGCTCGTCGGGTAGCGAGAGTAGCGACCCCATCAAATCGGCAGGCGTACTGCGCGTGGGCACCGAAGGTGTCTATCCCCCGTATTCGTTCCACGACCCGAAACAAGGCGGACAGCTCGCCGGCTATGACGTCGACGTCGCGCGGGCAGTCGCCGAAAAGTTGGTCGTAGAAGTCGAATTCGTCGAAACGCCATGGGACGCCATGTTCGCGGCCCTGGAGGCCGATCGCTTCGACATCGTCGCCAACGAGGTCACGATCAGCGAGGAACGTAAACAGAAGTACGACCTCTCCGAGCCGTACTCGATCTCCCAGGGCGTGATCGTCACCCGCAAGGATGACAATTCGATCAACTCGGTGACAGACCTGAAGGGCAAGCGGTCCGCGCAGAACCCCACCAGCAACTGGGCTGAGATCGCGCGCAACGCCGGCGCGGAGGTCGTGTCCGTCAACGGATTCTCCGAAGCCATCACCGTGCTCAACGACGGTCGGGTGGACGCCGTGATCAACGACAGCATCACGGTGCTCGCCTATCAGGCCGAACATCCCGACGCGCCGCTCAAGGTGACCACCATTCCCGACGAACGCGGCGAGCAGGCGTTCGCGGCCCGCAAGGACAGTGGGCTGCTGCCGGAGCTGAACACCGCACTCGACGAGCTGCGCGCCGACGGCACCTTGACCAAGATCTCGGAGGAGTACCTCGACGTCGATCTGTCCAAGGCGGGGCCGACGAGCACCTGGCAGCTCATCGGAGACAACCTCTGGCCGCTGGCGCGGGCCGCGATCGAGAAGACGATTCCGCTGACGATCATCAGCTTTGTGGTCGGCCTGGCGATCGCGCTCGTCGTCGCGCTGGCCAGACTGTCGTCGAACGTCGCCGTCTCGGGGCTGGCGCGGTTCTACATCTCGATCATCCGCGGCACGCCTCTGCTGGTGCAGCTGTTCATCGTGTTCTATGCGCTGCCGCAGATCGGCGTGAAGATCGACCCGTTCCTGGCGGCGGTCATCGCGTTCTCGCTGAACGTCGGTGGGTATGCCGCCGAGATCATCCGCTCGGCGATCCTGAGCATTCCGAAAGGACAGTGGGAGGCTGCCGAGACCATCGGTCTCGATTACGTTGGCGCGCTTCGGCGGATCATCCTGCCCCAGGCCACCCGGGTTGCGGTGCCGCCGCTGTCGAACACCCTGATCTCACTGGTCAAGGACACGTCGTTGGCCTCGACGATCCTGGTGACCGAACTGTTCAGGACCGCGCAGAACGTCGCCGCACCAACCTTCGAGTTCTTCGCGCTGTACGGCACCGCGGCGTTGTACTACTGGATCATCTGCCTGGTGCTGTCGTTTGCCCAGAACCGATACGAGCGCCGGCTGGAAAGGTATGTCGCACGATGA
- a CDS encoding amino acid ABC transporter ATP-binding protein, producing MTEYRVKAEGVQKAFGDNKVLTDVSFDVAQGSVTAIIGPSGSGKTTLLRALNALDVPDAGVVRIGEIEIDFSKPVAKDQLRRYRAQSGFVFQSHNLFPHKTVLQNVTEGPIVVQKRPKNEAEAEAAALLDQVGLAEKKDQYPFQLSGGQQQRVGIARALALKPKVVLFDEPTSALDPELVGEVLSVIKDLAVEGWTLVIVTHEIQFARQVSDQVLFTDRGVILEKGPPSEVIGNPKEERTRQFLDRILNPL from the coding sequence ATGACCGAATACCGCGTGAAGGCGGAAGGCGTACAGAAAGCCTTCGGAGACAACAAGGTTCTCACCGATGTGTCGTTCGATGTGGCCCAGGGCTCGGTCACGGCCATCATCGGCCCGTCCGGCTCAGGGAAGACGACGCTGCTACGGGCACTCAACGCGCTGGACGTCCCCGATGCCGGTGTGGTCCGTATCGGCGAGATCGAGATCGACTTCTCCAAGCCGGTGGCCAAGGATCAACTGCGCCGCTACCGGGCCCAGAGCGGCTTTGTGTTCCAGTCCCACAACCTTTTTCCTCACAAGACGGTGCTGCAGAACGTTACCGAGGGCCCGATCGTCGTGCAGAAGCGGCCGAAGAACGAGGCGGAGGCCGAGGCCGCCGCGCTGCTCGATCAGGTGGGGCTCGCCGAGAAGAAAGACCAGTACCCGTTCCAGTTGTCCGGCGGCCAGCAGCAGCGGGTCGGGATCGCGCGTGCCCTGGCGCTCAAGCCGAAGGTCGTGTTGTTCGACGAGCCGACGTCGGCGCTCGACCCCGAGCTGGTCGGCGAGGTGCTTTCGGTGATCAAGGATCTGGCCGTCGAAGGCTGGACGTTGGTGATCGTCACCCACGAAATCCAGTTCGCCAGGCAGGTTTCCGACCAAGTGCTGTTCACCGATCGCGGCGTGATCCTCGAAAAGGGACCGCCGTCGGAGGTGATCGGCAATCCGAAGGAAGAACGCACCCGCCAGTTCCTGGACCGGATCCTCAACCCGCTCTAG
- a CDS encoding flavin monoamine oxidase family protein, producing MVQPSTMEADVIVVGAGLSGMTAARKLLGAGLVPLVLEADERVGGRILTQEVMPGVPVELGAQWIGDTHERMFRLAAELGVETYPQYDQGETSYELVDSGVLRENEFHSRFESELQELALVLKRLDVLAADVPVEAPWTAPRALEWDAFTAGAWYDAQGLSPVARNLLEICTVGILAVPTAEVSFLHLLFTIKTCGVTSELFAESEGGAQTTRFIGGTSEIPNRLAALIADHIVLDMPVQLIEHTADSVTVHCRGGVIARGRRAIVAISPTLAGRIMYDPPLPGIRDQLTQRLPNGSAMKAFFVYDEPFWRKDGFNGQLISDIGPARMSNDTCLPGDDHGVILLFLEGDQARTCGRLPESERREALTAELVRHYGGRAAKPEFYVDGEWSERQWTRGCYNANHGPHVWTTYGPALTTPIGVIHWASTDTATYWSAYMEGAVDAGERAAAAVIAELS from the coding sequence ATGGTGCAGCCATCGACCATGGAGGCGGACGTCATCGTCGTCGGAGCGGGACTCTCCGGCATGACCGCGGCACGAAAGCTGCTCGGGGCGGGACTCGTGCCGCTCGTCCTGGAGGCCGACGAACGGGTCGGTGGGCGGATCCTCACTCAAGAGGTGATGCCCGGGGTGCCGGTCGAACTCGGCGCCCAGTGGATCGGCGACACGCACGAACGGATGTTCCGGCTGGCGGCCGAACTCGGGGTCGAGACCTACCCCCAGTACGACCAGGGCGAGACGTCCTACGAACTCGTCGACTCCGGGGTGTTGCGCGAGAACGAGTTTCACTCGCGCTTCGAGTCGGAGCTGCAGGAGCTCGCCTTGGTACTGAAACGGCTCGACGTGCTGGCCGCGGACGTTCCCGTCGAAGCGCCGTGGACGGCGCCGCGGGCGCTGGAGTGGGACGCCTTCACCGCAGGCGCTTGGTATGACGCGCAGGGCCTTTCACCGGTGGCCCGCAATCTGCTGGAGATCTGCACCGTCGGCATCCTTGCGGTCCCCACCGCCGAGGTGTCCTTCCTGCATCTGCTGTTCACGATCAAGACCTGTGGTGTGACGTCGGAGTTGTTCGCCGAATCCGAGGGCGGCGCGCAGACGACTCGCTTCATCGGCGGCACCAGTGAGATCCCGAATCGGCTGGCGGCGCTGATCGCCGATCACATCGTGCTCGACATGCCCGTCCAGCTGATCGAGCACACCGCCGACAGCGTCACCGTGCACTGTCGCGGCGGGGTCATCGCCCGCGGCCGGCGCGCGATCGTCGCGATCTCGCCGACGCTGGCCGGACGCATCATGTACGACCCGCCGCTGCCCGGCATCCGGGACCAGCTGACGCAACGGCTGCCGAACGGCTCGGCGATGAAGGCATTCTTCGTCTATGACGAACCGTTCTGGCGCAAGGACGGTTTCAACGGTCAGCTCATCTCCGATATCGGTCCGGCCCGCATGTCCAACGACACGTGCCTGCCCGGCGACGATCACGGCGTGATCCTGCTGTTCCTCGAGGGCGATCAAGCCCGCACCTGCGGTCGGCTGCCAGAGAGTGAACGTCGTGAAGCGCTGACGGCCGAACTCGTGCGTCACTACGGCGGCAGGGCAGCCAAACCCGAGTTCTACGTCGACGGTGAATGGTCGGAGCGACAGTGGACCCGCGGCTGTTACAACGCCAACCACGGACCGCACGTGTGGACCACCTACGGCCCGGCACTCACGACGCCGATCGGCGTCATCCATTGGGCGTCAACCGATACCGCGACGTATTGGAGCGCCTACATGGAGGGCGCGGTCGACGCCGGTGAACGCGCGGCGGCGGCCGTCATCGCCGAACTCTCCTAG
- the tgt gene encoding tRNA guanosine(34) transglycosylase Tgt, with product MTAPNTPRPRDSSVPFFSVDAELPGRAGRAGVIRTPHGDIHTPAFIPVGTQATVKAVLPETMRSLGAQAILANAYHLYLQPGSDIVAAAGGLGEFMNWPGPTFTDSGGFQVLSLGAGFRKVLAMDTERVQADDIIAEGKERLANVDDDGVTFRSHLDGSTHRFTPEVSIQIQHQLGADIIFAFDELTTLVNTRGYQERSVQRTHEWAIRCVVEHRRLTNAHPGRPPQALFGVVQGAQYEDLRRQATRGLTQIVGEDGVGFDGYGIGGALEKQNLATIVGWVTSELPDDKPRHLLGISEPDDLFDAVAAGADTFDCVSPSRVARNAAVYTSGGRFNVTNARYRRDFTPIDAECDCYTCANYTRAYLHHLFKAKEILSATLCTIHNERFVVRMVDQIRAAIRTGEFDELRADVLGRYYS from the coding sequence GTGACCGCGCCGAATACTCCGCGTCCGAGAGACTCGTCGGTGCCGTTTTTCAGCGTCGATGCCGAACTGCCCGGCCGGGCAGGCCGCGCGGGTGTGATCCGAACTCCGCACGGAGACATTCACACTCCGGCCTTCATCCCCGTCGGAACCCAGGCGACCGTCAAGGCGGTGCTACCGGAGACCATGAGAAGTCTTGGCGCACAAGCAATTCTCGCCAACGCCTACCATCTTTACCTGCAACCGGGGTCCGATATCGTCGCGGCGGCGGGCGGTCTCGGCGAATTCATGAACTGGCCGGGCCCCACATTCACCGACAGCGGTGGATTCCAGGTGCTGTCGCTGGGGGCGGGTTTCCGCAAGGTGCTGGCGATGGACACCGAGCGCGTCCAAGCCGACGACATCATCGCCGAAGGCAAGGAACGACTGGCCAACGTCGACGACGACGGGGTGACGTTCCGATCGCATCTGGACGGGTCCACCCACCGCTTCACCCCCGAGGTGTCGATCCAGATCCAGCACCAGCTCGGGGCGGACATCATCTTCGCGTTCGACGAGCTGACGACGCTGGTGAACACCCGCGGCTACCAGGAACGGTCGGTGCAGCGCACCCACGAGTGGGCGATCCGGTGCGTGGTCGAACACCGTCGGCTCACCAATGCACATCCAGGTCGGCCACCACAGGCGTTGTTCGGCGTCGTACAGGGCGCTCAATATGAGGACCTGCGACGCCAGGCGACGCGCGGGCTGACTCAGATCGTCGGGGAGGATGGCGTCGGGTTCGACGGCTACGGCATCGGCGGGGCGCTGGAGAAGCAGAACCTGGCCACCATCGTCGGCTGGGTCACCAGCGAGCTGCCTGACGACAAACCGCGTCACCTGCTGGGCATCAGCGAGCCCGACGACTTGTTCGACGCCGTCGCCGCGGGCGCGGATACCTTCGACTGCGTGTCGCCGTCGCGGGTCGCGCGCAACGCCGCGGTGTATACGAGTGGCGGCCGGTTCAACGTCACCAATGCGCGCTACCGCCGCGACTTCACGCCGATCGACGCCGAATGCGACTGCTACACCTGCGCGAACTACACCCGGGCCTACCTGCATCACCTGTTCAAGGCCAAGGAGATCCTGTCCGCGACGCTGTGCACGATCCACAACGAGCGGTTCGTCGTCCGGATGGTCGACCAGATTCGCGCGGCGATCAGGACGGGCGAGTTCGACGAGCTGCGCGCCGACGTGCTGGGCCGGTATTACTCCTAG
- a CDS encoding lipoprotein LpqH: MRTHLLVAAAIVSVLAGCSSEPPQYRPAPGALVAGTAQATVNGQDAGATDAVQCMTIGPLTIIKTGDDTGGVTAMISNKDQLRAESVAIRDLGGFTGSYNAGLGDDTAKVGMTGRTYDINGTAEGFDTDSPSFRNSGTFAIKVSC; the protein is encoded by the coding sequence GTGAGGACTCACCTGCTCGTCGCCGCCGCCATCGTCTCAGTGTTGGCGGGCTGCTCATCGGAGCCGCCGCAGTACCGCCCGGCACCCGGCGCGCTCGTCGCCGGCACCGCCCAGGCGACCGTGAACGGCCAGGACGCCGGGGCCACCGACGCCGTGCAATGTATGACGATTGGACCGCTCACCATCATCAAGACCGGCGATGACACCGGCGGTGTCACCGCGATGATCTCCAACAAAGACCAGCTCAGGGCCGAGTCGGTGGCTATCCGAGACCTCGGCGGCTTCACCGGGAGCTACAACGCCGGACTCGGTGACGACACCGCGAAGGTCGGAATGACCGGCCGCACGTACGACATCAACGGAACAGCAGAGGGCTTCGACACCGACAGTCCCAGTTTCCGAAACTCGGGGACTTTCGCGATCAAAGTGTCGTGCTGA
- a CDS encoding lipoprotein LpqH produces the protein MKRGFVVAVGSMAILVAGLSGCSSEDKKSETSGETSSAASAEGKSTVTIDGNDQAVQGTVVCTSMGGNMNIAIGDAATGIAAVVSEGDEPTVQSVGLGNVNGVTLGYQSGSGQGEAKAEKDGNTYKISGTATGVDMANPLQPVNKPFEIEVSCP, from the coding sequence GTGAAGCGTGGGTTCGTGGTCGCCGTAGGCAGCATGGCCATCCTCGTCGCCGGTCTATCCGGGTGTTCATCGGAAGACAAGAAGTCCGAGACGTCCGGCGAGACCTCGTCTGCCGCTTCCGCGGAGGGTAAGTCCACCGTCACGATCGATGGAAATGACCAGGCCGTCCAGGGCACGGTCGTTTGCACCAGCATGGGCGGCAACATGAACATCGCCATCGGCGACGCCGCCACCGGAATTGCCGCGGTCGTCAGCGAGGGCGATGAGCCCACGGTGCAGTCGGTCGGTCTGGGCAACGTCAACGGCGTGACCCTGGGCTACCAGAGTGGATCGGGCCAGGGTGAGGCCAAGGCCGAGAAGGACGGGAACACCTACAAGATTTCCGGCACCGCCACCGGTGTCGACATGGCCAACCCGTTGCAGCCGGTGAACAAGCCATTCGAGATCGAGGTCAGCTGCCCGTAG
- a CDS encoding DUF732 domain-containing protein translates to MKLVIATMAASLATAAATVALAPPAGADTVAYLVNVHVRPGYNFPNADAAIGYGNTICDRVAGKMSYAQLVDQVKADFRTTDYYQGAYLINQAVNELCPAQIWQLRQSAAGYTVPA, encoded by the coding sequence ATGAAGCTGGTCATCGCCACTATGGCTGCGTCACTGGCAACCGCGGCAGCCACCGTCGCGCTCGCGCCGCCGGCTGGCGCAGACACCGTCGCGTACCTCGTCAACGTGCATGTGCGGCCCGGCTACAACTTCCCCAACGCCGACGCCGCCATCGGCTACGGAAACACGATCTGCGATCGGGTCGCGGGAAAGATGAGCTACGCGCAGCTCGTCGACCAGGTGAAGGCCGACTTCCGCACGACCGACTACTACCAGGGCGCTTACCTGATCAACCAGGCGGTCAACGAGCTCTGCCCCGCGCAGATCTGGCAGCTGCGCCAGTCCGCGGCGGGCTATACCGTTCCGGCCTAG
- a CDS encoding ATP-binding protein encodes MAIDACSRPVGSLRIEVPAVAEQLAEIRRRLADWLEPIGISAAGIADIVLVVNEACTNCIEHAYRDVDPGAILVDASHEYGQIVIDVIDHGAWKNPPTQPSTRGHGLPIMRAMSAGMDVKSSSDGTTVRLSFDPAA; translated from the coding sequence GTGGCAATCGATGCGTGTTCGCGACCGGTTGGTTCGCTCCGCATCGAAGTGCCGGCAGTCGCGGAGCAACTGGCCGAGATCCGTCGTCGGCTGGCCGACTGGCTCGAGCCGATCGGGATCTCCGCCGCCGGCATCGCGGACATCGTGCTCGTGGTGAACGAGGCCTGTACGAACTGCATCGAACACGCGTACCGCGACGTCGACCCCGGGGCGATCCTCGTCGATGCGAGTCACGAGTACGGCCAGATCGTCATCGACGTCATCGATCACGGAGCCTGGAAGAATCCCCCCACCCAGCCGAGCACCCGCGGGCACGGGCTGCCGATCATGCGCGCGATGAGCGCAGGCATGGACGTCAAATCATCGTCAGACGGCACGACGGTACGTCTGAGTTTCGATCCCGCCGCGTAG
- a CDS encoding response regulator produces the protein MTPAERAIDVLLIEDDPGDELITREAFEHNKIKNNLHVAHDGEEGLDFLYRRGAYKDAPRPDLVLLDLNLPKYDGRQLLEQIKSDPDLSHIPVVVLTTSSAEEDILRSYKLHANAYVTKPVDLDQFMNAVRQIDEFFVQVVRLPQF, from the coding sequence ATGACACCGGCCGAGCGCGCTATCGATGTCCTGCTCATCGAGGACGATCCCGGAGACGAGCTGATCACTCGGGAAGCCTTCGAGCACAACAAGATCAAAAACAATCTTCACGTCGCGCACGACGGCGAGGAAGGGCTGGACTTCTTGTATCGGCGTGGTGCCTACAAAGACGCACCGCGACCCGACCTGGTGCTGCTCGACCTGAACCTGCCCAAGTACGACGGCCGCCAACTGCTCGAGCAGATCAAGAGCGATCCCGACCTCAGCCACATCCCGGTGGTGGTATTGACGACGTCCTCGGCCGAGGAGGACATCCTGCGCAGCTACAAGCTGCACGCCAATGCCTATGTCACCAAGCCGGTCGACCTCGATCAGTTCATGAACGCGGTGCGCCAGATCGACGAGTTCTTCGTTCAGGTGGTCCGGCTGCCGCAGTTCTAG